A part of uncultured Treponema sp. genomic DNA contains:
- a CDS encoding tetratricopeptide repeat protein → MKKIIKVSFALLISFAAISCSPSYNSVKRMQRIEEGVSNPTTKEELEEAIKKYDARAMDLALTEGQIGIWYKILGTRYIDQQMYGKALECFQKALSYYPDNANLYYYVGSCAGHMANASLDFDAKGTSSDEAIKKMNYLRLAESSYLQALKIDPNYYRVLYGLGILYVFEFGQGDKAIPYLEKFLSVQTRDTNAMFALAGAYYLTYQFDKAIELYDKIIELKPNAEKVQAAQENKKKCLELQYK, encoded by the coding sequence ATGAAAAAAATTATCAAAGTTTCGTTTGCTCTTTTGATTTCTTTTGCGGCGATTTCTTGTTCTCCTTCTTATAATTCTGTAAAACGGATGCAGCGAATTGAGGAAGGCGTTTCAAATCCTACGACAAAAGAAGAACTTGAGGAAGCTATAAAAAAATACGATGCACGCGCAATGGATTTGGCTTTAACAGAAGGTCAGATTGGAATTTGGTATAAAATTCTTGGAACGCGTTATATCGACCAGCAGATGTACGGAAAGGCCTTGGAATGTTTCCAGAAGGCTTTATCTTATTATCCGGACAATGCGAATCTTTATTATTACGTAGGAAGCTGCGCGGGCCACATGGCGAATGCGAGCCTTGATTTTGACGCGAAAGGAACTTCTTCAGATGAAGCGATAAAAAAAATGAATTATCTTCGGCTTGCGGAAAGTTCATATCTTCAGGCACTGAAAATCGATCCGAATTATTACCGTGTTTTGTATGGTCTTGGAATTCTTTACGTTTTTGAATTCGGACAGGGCGACAAGGCGATTCCTTATCTTGAAAAATTTCTTTCTGTTCAAACCAGAGATACAAATGCAATGTTTGCTCTTGCAGGCGCGTATTATTTAACGTATCAGTTTGACAAGGCGATTGAACTTTACGACAAAATTATCGAGCTTAAGCCAAATGCTGAAAAAGTTCAGGCTGCGCAGGAAAACAAAAAGAAGTGCCTTGAGCTTCAGTATAAATAA
- the ftsZ gene encoding cell division protein FtsZ produces MEFTNVEDTSSQKMNAPLNGSVLQPVANDEPLNFDDELGDINPTVIKIIGCGGGGSSAVQRMIEDGVSGVQFIVLNTDKQALHKSTAQLRVPIGQKITGGLGAGGNPAVGENAAKEDAERISRIISGANMVIITAGMGGGTGTGSAPVVAELSHNAGILTIAVVTTPFEFEGKVRMDNALEGLEKLRQNVDSLIVLPNDLIFKAVENVDHRMTFREQFKFADGLLCAGVKGITELITQPGDINLDFADVRKIMYGSGDSILGVGKGKGENRVNEAVEGAIANPLLENRQIDGARKILINITSNGNLDLEETQDIVNLIKHSASKEAEIIFGLSENSAMEDDEVSVTVIATDFSGNDDFATSVPLEEDEKDDSVADYGEFIRALGGKTESDSKPAKPSEHFSSIDFKNSSVENSAPKENDETSFAPAESLGERETVSLVENQLEEKNSTEEKRPFSGHKLPAGIKIDPNDINQPAIYRKRLNGLSRSIDLTQL; encoded by the coding sequence ATGGAATTTACAAATGTTGAAGATACGTCTTCTCAAAAAATGAATGCGCCGCTGAATGGTTCAGTTTTGCAGCCGGTTGCAAATGACGAGCCGTTGAATTTTGATGACGAGCTTGGCGATATAAATCCTACTGTTATAAAAATTATTGGCTGCGGCGGCGGTGGCTCCAGTGCGGTTCAACGCATGATTGAAGACGGAGTTTCCGGCGTTCAGTTTATTGTTTTAAATACAGACAAACAGGCTTTGCACAAATCAACTGCGCAGCTAAGAGTTCCGATTGGTCAGAAAATAACTGGCGGACTTGGCGCGGGCGGAAATCCTGCTGTTGGCGAAAATGCCGCAAAAGAAGATGCCGAGCGTATTTCAAGAATTATTTCCGGCGCAAACATGGTTATCATAACTGCCGGAATGGGCGGAGGAACTGGAACTGGTTCTGCGCCTGTTGTTGCGGAGCTTTCCCACAACGCTGGAATTCTTACGATTGCCGTTGTTACAACTCCTTTCGAATTTGAAGGAAAAGTCCGCATGGACAATGCTTTGGAAGGACTTGAAAAACTCCGGCAGAATGTAGACAGCCTGATTGTTCTTCCAAATGATTTGATTTTTAAAGCCGTTGAAAATGTTGACCACCGCATGACTTTTAGAGAGCAGTTCAAATTTGCGGACGGACTTTTGTGCGCCGGCGTAAAGGGAATTACAGAATTAATTACTCAGCCTGGCGACATAAATCTTGATTTTGCCGATGTAAGAAAAATAATGTACGGTTCAGGAGACTCAATTCTTGGCGTTGGAAAAGGCAAAGGCGAAAACAGAGTCAACGAAGCTGTTGAAGGCGCGATTGCAAATCCGCTTCTTGAAAACCGCCAGATTGACGGCGCAAGAAAAATTCTCATTAACATAACAAGCAATGGAAATTTGGATTTGGAAGAAACGCAGGATATTGTGAATTTAATCAAGCATTCGGCAAGCAAAGAGGCGGAAATAATTTTTGGACTTTCGGAAAATTCCGCAATGGAAGACGACGAAGTTTCCGTTACTGTAATTGCAACCGATTTTAGCGGCAATGACGACTTTGCGACTTCTGTTCCTTTGGAAGAAGATGAAAAGGACGATTCTGTTGCCGACTATGGCGAGTTCATCCGTGCCTTGGGCGGAAAAACTGAATCCGACTCAAAGCCAGCAAAGCCTTCAGAGCATTTTAGTTCCATAGATTTTAAGAATTCTTCAGTTGAAAATTCTGCGCCAAAAGAAAATGACGAAACTTCATTTGCTCCGGCGGAATCTCTTGGCGAGCGTGAAACTGTTTCGCTTGTTGAAAATCAGCTTGAAGAAAAAAATTCTACAGAAGAAAAAAGACCGTTTTCCGGGCACAAACTTCCGGCGGGAATAAAAATTGATCCGAATGACATAAATCAGCCGGCAATTTATAGAAAACGCCTGAACGGACTTTCGCGCTCCATAGATTTGACGCAGCTTTAA
- the murF gene encoding UDP-N-acetylmuramoyl-tripeptide--D-alanyl-D-alanine ligase: protein MNENDSLLSLEEILEAVNGVHVLGNGSLCIKSVQTDSRLVEKNTLFVPLIGENQDGHSYIPQAIKKGASAVFIRMKNFEDNGNYFVELHEKNPSVIFIAVENTLEALQKAAARYVEKFPHLIKIGVTGSSGKTTTKEILVSILSQKYKVISNKGNLNSETGLPLSVFNIRAEHECGVFEMGMNRENEIGEIASVLKPRFAVVTNIGTAHIGILGSRENIAKEKAKIFSYFGGFGTGVIPADDDFSDFLKNEIDGKVVFYGNDTDSVKYICDLGLKGTKFSIDGIETILPLPGKYNYKNALGAIALAQVIGLSSRQISDGISSLKPLSGRSEILDGKNFFIMQDCYNANPDSMEKAIEFVSSVKKEANAKKIFVLGDMLELGSDSKSAHEKTGLLAANSDADLVIFIGTEMKSAFEKAKNSSEKNIIFIAGNSQDSMKKATSEIKKVLHGSLNSIIFIKGSRGMGLERISKILLGGDE, encoded by the coding sequence ATGAACGAAAATGATTCGCTTTTGTCGCTGGAAGAAATACTTGAAGCCGTTAATGGCGTGCATGTTCTTGGAAACGGTTCGCTTTGCATAAAGTCCGTTCAGACAGACAGCCGCTTGGTTGAAAAAAATACTCTTTTTGTTCCGCTCATTGGTGAAAATCAGGACGGACATTCTTACATTCCGCAGGCGATTAAAAAAGGTGCAAGCGCAGTTTTTATCCGCATGAAAAATTTTGAAGACAACGGAAATTATTTTGTTGAGCTTCATGAAAAAAATCCTTCTGTAATTTTTATCGCTGTGGAAAATACTCTTGAAGCTTTGCAGAAAGCCGCTGCCCGTTATGTTGAAAAATTTCCGCATCTTATAAAAATCGGCGTTACAGGCTCAAGCGGAAAAACCACAACAAAAGAAATTTTAGTTTCAATACTTTCGCAAAAATACAAAGTCATTTCAAACAAAGGAAATTTAAATAGCGAGACCGGACTTCCGCTTTCCGTGTTCAACATAAGAGCCGAGCATGAGTGCGGCGTTTTTGAAATGGGCATGAACCGTGAAAATGAAATCGGAGAAATTGCTTCTGTGTTGAAGCCGCGTTTTGCTGTTGTAACAAATATTGGCACAGCGCACATTGGAATTCTTGGAAGCCGTGAAAATATTGCAAAGGAGAAGGCAAAAATTTTCAGTTACTTCGGCGGATTTGGAACTGGCGTAATTCCGGCTGACGATGATTTTTCAGATTTTCTAAAAAATGAAATTGATGGAAAAGTTGTGTTCTACGGAAACGACACTGATTCTGTAAAATACATTTGCGACTTGGGATTGAAAGGAACAAAATTCAGCATAGACGGAATTGAAACGATTTTGCCGCTTCCCGGAAAATACAACTACAAAAATGCGTTGGGTGCGATTGCTCTTGCTCAAGTGATTGGTCTTTCTTCACGGCAAATTTCAGATGGAATTTCCAGCTTAAAGCCATTGTCCGGCCGCTCTGAAATTCTTGACGGAAAAAATTTTTTTATTATGCAGGACTGCTACAATGCGAATCCTGATTCAATGGAAAAAGCGATTGAATTTGTCAGCTCTGTAAAAAAAGAAGCGAACGCAAAAAAAATTTTTGTTCTTGGCGATATGCTTGAGCTTGGCTCTGATTCAAAATCTGCGCATGAAAAAACTGGGCTTCTTGCTGCAAACTCTGACGCCGACCTTGTGATTTTTATTGGAACAGAAATGAAATCCGCTTTTGAAAAGGCAAAAAATTCTTCTGAAAAAAATATTATTTTCATTGCAGGAAATTCTCAAGATTCAATGAAGAAGGCTACTTCGGAAATTAAAAAAGTTTTGCACGGAAGTTTAAATTCAATTATATTTATAAAAGGTTCCAGAGGAATGGGACTTGAGCGGATTTCAAAAATTTTGCTTGGCGGAGACGAGTGA
- a CDS encoding FtsQ-type POTRA domain-containing protein: protein MSDAAISDFDEFFGSFEAVKTSEKADQKASEKKYIVLKIVVFVLGFFLFVEGIIYAFVLPCFGHPAIIYSGLDSFARKDIAERLAPLSNSSWTGFDTDRAASILSNVSYIERVSVDKRFPDKIFISVKERVPVAKTILSVNGVSKSVQIDENCVLFSIQSDSILQDSSVPLISGLPIENLQEGMRLPAKYRVLMEQISAIRSLPQKYFAAISEIQVVPKEYGNYELVLYPTQAKVRVLTDRSLTEDALKYMMVVLDVVNSIEPDVVEVDLRYDSLSYRCR, encoded by the coding sequence ATGAGTGATGCGGCGATTTCTGATTTTGACGAATTTTTTGGTTCTTTTGAAGCTGTAAAAACTTCTGAAAAGGCAGACCAGAAAGCAAGTGAAAAAAAATATATTGTTCTCAAAATTGTTGTTTTTGTGCTTGGATTTTTTCTTTTTGTTGAAGGAATTATCTATGCTTTTGTTCTTCCGTGTTTTGGACATCCGGCTATAATTTATTCAGGCTTGGATTCTTTTGCGCGGAAAGATATTGCTGAACGGCTTGCGCCTCTTTCAAATTCATCTTGGACAGGATTCGACACAGACCGCGCGGCTTCAATTTTGAGCAATGTTTCTTATATTGAAAGAGTTTCCGTTGACAAACGTTTTCCAGATAAAATTTTTATTTCAGTAAAAGAAAGAGTTCCTGTTGCAAAAACTATTCTTTCTGTAAATGGCGTGTCAAAGTCTGTTCAAATTGACGAAAATTGTGTACTATTCAGCATACAGTCAGATTCCATTTTGCAGGACAGTTCTGTTCCTCTTATTTCAGGACTTCCTATTGAAAATCTTCAGGAAGGAATGAGACTTCCGGCAAAGTACCGTGTGCTTATGGAGCAGATTTCAGCGATAAGAAGTTTGCCTCAGAAATATTTTGCCGCGATTTCAGAAATTCAGGTTGTGCCTAAAGAGTATGGAAACTACGAGCTTGTTCTTTATCCTACGCAGGCAAAGGTTAGAGTTCTTACCGACCGCTCTTTGACTGAAGACGCGCTGAAGTACATGATGGTTGTTCTTGACGTTGTAAATTCTATAGAACCGGATGTTGTGGAAGTCGATTTGCGATACGATTCACTTTCATACAGATGCCGTTGA
- the ftsA gene encoding cell division protein FtsA, translating into MARTIVGLDIGTCWIRTVIAEINANDEIEIIGISKRPTQGVRNGIIVNIDATKNVIKETIEAAEISAGTTVVEVYTSIGGSQVTSLPSTGVVGADPKGGNREVEIKMEAKNRALDCAQAVSIPLNEILLHILPQEYLVDGREYANPIGIKGVRLEVKTLLLKVSTSAYANINECIMRAEYQLRRITLKTLAAAYATLREDERDLGSILIDLGGGSTDVIVLNKDAPVFTTSIPAGGNRVTNDISEVMGVPFSVAEELKIKYGTCWLNEGEENEEVIIPGVGGLPPELTNKAALSEIITARVEEILVSAKKEVVRRSGLTELRGTIVLTGGGALMPGIETLAQEVWKTTAVRIGCCADFGGTDDSYRNADFATAVGLVLANKNDDSSAAVSRKVSKKQKPDSKSSWFKNLLKKIN; encoded by the coding sequence TTGGCTCGGACGATTGTTGGTCTTGACATTGGCACTTGCTGGATCAGGACAGTTATTGCAGAAATAAATGCAAATGACGAAATTGAAATAATAGGAATTTCAAAAAGGCCGACTCAGGGAGTTAGAAACGGAATAATCGTCAATATTGATGCAACAAAAAATGTAATAAAAGAAACAATTGAAGCTGCCGAAATCAGCGCGGGAACAACAGTTGTCGAAGTTTATACTTCAATCGGCGGTTCGCAGGTTACAAGCCTTCCTTCTACTGGCGTTGTCGGCGCAGATCCTAAAGGCGGAAACCGTGAAGTTGAAATCAAAATGGAAGCAAAAAACCGTGCGTTGGATTGCGCCCAGGCTGTTTCAATTCCGCTGAATGAAATTCTTCTTCACATTCTTCCGCAGGAATATCTTGTTGACGGACGCGAATATGCGAATCCGATTGGAATAAAAGGCGTGCGTCTTGAAGTGAAAACTTTGCTTTTAAAAGTTTCAACTTCGGCCTATGCGAATATAAATGAATGTATTATGCGCGCCGAATATCAGCTTAGAAGAATCACGCTTAAAACTTTGGCGGCTGCCTATGCGACTTTGCGTGAAGACGAGCGCGACCTTGGCTCTATTCTGATTGACTTGGGCGGCGGCTCTACGGATGTAATTGTTTTGAACAAAGATGCGCCGGTTTTTACAACTTCAATTCCGGCTGGCGGAAACCGTGTTACAAATGATATTTCTGAAGTAATGGGCGTTCCTTTTTCTGTTGCTGAAGAATTGAAGATAAAGTACGGAACTTGCTGGCTTAACGAAGGTGAAGAAAATGAGGAAGTTATAATTCCTGGCGTTGGAGGACTTCCGCCTGAGCTTACAAATAAAGCTGCTTTAAGTGAAATCATAACGGCGCGTGTTGAAGAAATTCTTGTTTCTGCAAAAAAAGAAGTTGTCAGACGTTCTGGACTTACGGAACTTCGTGGAACAATTGTTCTTACTGGCGGCGGCGCTCTTATGCCTGGCATTGAAACTCTTGCGCAGGAAGTTTGGAAGACTACGGCTGTTAGAATCGGTTGTTGCGCGGATTTTGGCGGAACTGATGATTCTTACAGAAATGCAGATTTTGCAACTGCTGTGGGACTTGTTCTTGCAAATAAAAATGATGATTCTTCTGCGGCGGTTTCCCGCAAAGTTTCAAAAAAACAAAAGCCGGATTCAAAGTCCAGCTGGTTTAAAAACTTGTTAAAAAAGATAAACTGA
- a CDS encoding putative peptidoglycan glycosyltransferase FtsW — MGEYRFFPDRPVSNYRKSDSVFIVCTLLLWGLGIFTLYVCSPGVGERFFGNKNYFLNRQIVSSVVGFAGLIFFAVVPVKKIRKFVFMFAVVSFVLCILAFLPGIGSERKGASRWIVIPHLFSFQPSELVKFAIVMYLAHMFDAHSSEYEESSKEFIYPVAALLLFVVVIFCQRNLSTGIFVFALGVAMFILSGASLKWLIPFSILAIPAAVILVSMEEYRLMRILAYLFPEKFRLTAGYQTSASERAIGAGGIWGTGIGDGLEKISAIPEIQTDYIFAGWATMMGLFGVTSYFILLIVFACRGFKIALNCPDRFAAYGSFGCTLCIFCQSVFNCAVVCGASPTTGIPLPFFSSGGSSLIITLCMCGFIINASHCDADKESGQTLKNKFDNIETIGGVVVEYE; from the coding sequence ATGGGAGAATACAGATTTTTTCCTGACCGTCCTGTGTCGAACTATAGAAAAAGCGATTCTGTTTTTATTGTCTGCACTTTGCTTTTGTGGGGACTTGGAATTTTTACGCTTTACGTTTGTTCTCCCGGAGTTGGCGAGCGGTTCTTCGGAAATAAAAATTATTTTTTAAATAGGCAAATTGTTTCTTCTGTTGTAGGTTTTGCCGGATTGATTTTTTTTGCAGTTGTTCCAGTAAAGAAAATCCGGAAATTTGTTTTTATGTTTGCCGTTGTCTCTTTTGTTCTTTGCATTCTTGCGTTTCTTCCTGGAATTGGAAGCGAAAGAAAAGGCGCTTCAAGATGGATTGTGATTCCGCATTTATTTTCTTTTCAGCCGTCGGAACTTGTGAAGTTCGCAATTGTGATGTATTTGGCGCACATGTTTGATGCGCATTCTTCTGAATACGAGGAAAGCTCCAAGGAATTTATTTATCCGGTTGCGGCTCTTTTACTTTTTGTTGTTGTGATTTTTTGCCAGAGAAATTTGTCCACTGGAATTTTTGTTTTTGCACTTGGCGTGGCAATGTTTATTTTGTCCGGCGCATCTTTAAAGTGGCTTATTCCGTTTTCTATTCTTGCGATTCCAGCCGCAGTGATTTTGGTTTCCATGGAAGAATACCGTTTGATGAGAATTCTTGCGTATCTTTTTCCTGAAAAATTCAGGCTTACGGCGGGCTATCAAACTTCTGCATCTGAGAGGGCGATTGGCGCAGGAGGAATTTGGGGAACTGGAATCGGCGACGGACTTGAAAAAATTTCTGCGATTCCAGAAATTCAGACTGACTATATTTTTGCAGGCTGGGCTACAATGATGGGACTTTTTGGCGTAACATCTTATTTTATTTTGCTTATAGTTTTTGCCTGCCGCGGATTTAAAATCGCTCTTAACTGCCCGGATCGTTTTGCGGCTTACGGCTCATTCGGTTGCACGCTTTGCATTTTTTGCCAGTCGGTTTTTAACTGCGCCGTTGTCTGCGGAGCTTCTCCTACAACTGGAATTCCTTTGCCGTTTTTTTCTTCAGGTGGCTCGTCCCTTATAATAACGCTTTGCATGTGCGGATTTATTATAAACGCTTCCCACTGCGATGCCGATAAAGAATCAGGGCAAACTTTGAAAAATAAATTTGATAACATTGAAACAATCGGGGGAGTTGTAGTTGAATATGAGTGA
- a CDS encoding tyrosine-type recombinase/integrase, translating to MEKKSLLQEFYSELLFVENHGKLTAETYLICVQEFLDYLEKNETPLEKVTVQTLLYYAAFRKTSGRKEITLAKDLSALRIFGSFLVRKKIWIENFAHEIGKPKVSRALPKVLEVEQVDSLLASIDVKKPLGIRDRALYEVIYSCGLRISEACSLLIANVHFDENLILVRGKGSKERLVPFGEDASFWLKKWIFEIRPGFVGSRIIPEVFVNSKGNPISRKGIWKNFKAMGKKTGIEAKVHTLRHSFATHLLSGGADLRSVQELLGHSDLSTTQIYTHIDDSRLEESHRDFFPGHKTE from the coding sequence ATGGAAAAAAAATCTCTGCTTCAGGAATTTTACAGTGAGCTTCTTTTTGTGGAAAATCACGGAAAACTGACGGCGGAAACTTATTTGATTTGCGTTCAGGAATTTCTTGATTATCTGGAAAAAAATGAAACGCCGCTTGAAAAAGTTACGGTTCAGACTTTGCTTTATTATGCGGCTTTTAGAAAAACTTCCGGAAGAAAAGAAATTACGCTTGCAAAAGATTTGTCCGCGCTTAGGATTTTTGGTTCGTTTTTAGTCCGAAAAAAAATTTGGATTGAAAATTTTGCGCATGAAATTGGAAAGCCAAAAGTTTCAAGAGCCTTGCCAAAAGTTTTGGAAGTTGAGCAGGTTGACAGTCTTTTGGCTTCAATTGACGTGAAAAAGCCGCTTGGAATAAGAGACCGCGCGTTGTACGAAGTAATTTACAGCTGCGGACTTCGGATAAGCGAGGCTTGTTCACTTTTGATTGCAAATGTCCATTTTGACGAAAATCTGATTCTTGTCCGCGGAAAAGGCAGCAAGGAGCGTCTTGTTCCGTTTGGCGAGGATGCGTCGTTTTGGCTAAAAAAATGGATTTTTGAAATTCGCCCCGGATTTGTTGGAAGTAGAATTATTCCTGAAGTTTTTGTAAATTCTAAAGGAAATCCTATTTCAAGAAAAGGAATTTGGAAAAATTTCAAGGCAATGGGAAAGAAAACTGGAATTGAAGCGAAGGTTCACACTTTGCGCCATTCCTTTGCAACTCATTTGCTTTCTGGCGGAGCGGATTTAAGATCTGTGCAGGAACTTTTGGGACATTCGGATTTGTCCACAACGCAGATTTATACGCACATAGACGATTCAAGGCTTGAAGAAAGCCACAGGGATTTTTTTCCCGGTCATAAAACTGAATAA
- a CDS encoding DNA-processing protein DprA has product MNILDIAISSITFLSAKEKILLKKNIDSMDNLALLSIEELSTIIGRSLGRAVWNGKACRALAEKSFSLAESKGINSVFYYEAEFPAMLRTIPDPPYAFFYRGTLEALKKPCVSVVGTRRICEKSARAAFSFAKEAAFCGQTVISGLANGIDSFAHKGALSSGILQSTAAILPCGIDTVVPYGNRNLAQQIVKNGGFIASEYVPGIPAEPWRFVQRNRLVAALSSCTVVVHAPAGSGALITADFALDYNRDVVFHSAGFCGEAEKNRRGGKKNVRTSEKFIEEGAPVIENYADFVAVRKNAPGFKVCKNKGQLEFLDSC; this is encoded by the coding sequence GTGAATATTTTAGACATTGCAATTTCATCAATAACATTCCTTTCTGCCAAAGAAAAAATTCTTTTAAAGAAAAATATTGACAGCATGGATAATCTTGCGTTACTGTCTATAGAAGAGCTTTCTACTATTATAGGCAGAAGTTTGGGAAGAGCGGTTTGGAATGGAAAAGCGTGCAGGGCTTTAGCTGAAAAAAGTTTTAGCCTTGCAGAATCAAAAGGAATAAATTCCGTTTTTTATTATGAAGCGGAATTTCCTGCCATGCTTAGGACTATTCCAGATCCTCCTTACGCATTTTTTTACCGCGGAACTTTAGAAGCTTTAAAAAAGCCTTGTGTTTCTGTTGTGGGAACACGACGCATTTGTGAAAAAAGTGCGCGTGCGGCTTTTAGCTTTGCAAAGGAAGCTGCTTTTTGTGGGCAGACTGTTATTTCCGGGCTTGCAAATGGAATTGACAGTTTTGCTCATAAAGGCGCTCTTTCAAGCGGAATTTTGCAGTCAACTGCGGCGATTCTTCCGTGCGGAATCGATACTGTTGTTCCGTATGGAAACAGAAACCTTGCCCAGCAGATTGTAAAAAACGGCGGATTTATTGCAAGCGAGTATGTTCCCGGAATTCCTGCTGAGCCTTGGAGATTTGTTCAGCGGAACAGGCTTGTGGCGGCATTGTCTTCATGCACTGTCGTTGTTCATGCTCCTGCTGGAAGCGGCGCTCTTATCACTGCTGATTTCGCCCTTGATTACAACCGCGATGTTGTTTTTCATTCGGCTGGATTCTGCGGCGAGGCTGAAAAAAATAGGCGCGGCGGAAAGAAAAATGTCCGTACTTCTGAAAAATTTATTGAGGAAGGAGCTCCAGTTATAGAAAACTATGCGGATTTTGTCGCGGTCAGAAAAAATGCTCCGGGATTTAAAGTCTGTAAAAATAAAGGACAGCTTGAATTTTTAGATTCTTGCTGA